The sequence ACGCAAAAATGCCTGAAGCAAACCAGCGCATTATCTGGTTTTGCAAAAACCCAAAGGCCGCAAAAACCTACCATCTTCTCCGCAGAGAAAATACATGCGCTAAGCAATGAGGATGAAGGCGCACCCTCAGAATGTAGTAGAAATGACTCGGCACCTTCGAAACCAGTGGAAAAACCACCTAGCGCCGCAGCCCACTCAAAGTACTAAATCAACTCAGTCTCGCCAAAAATGACGTGAGGACTTCACTGATTTCTTGAGAAATTCTTAATTTCAGTCTATCACGAGATTCTTAAGCTGAGCGAGGAAAATGACGCTAGCTTCAACGTTTTTTTCACCCCCCTGAGCCCCGCTTCCCAGCTCAATGGCGATCGCGATAAAAGTCGCCAACCCTATAGCTCTCAAGGATTACAGCGCTAGCTGTGCGATCCCCTGGGACAACGACGTTCGGTCGGCATGGTCTAAAAGGCAGCCCATTTTGGCAATACTCGTTTTGAGGTTGTCTTAGAATGACGATAGAATATGTAAAAATTCGTAACTTTATCGCTCTTGCCGGGGTCCATGACTTCAGTAACTTCCCTTTTCGCGCCGGTTGAGTCCGACCTTGACCTGATGTCCCAAAACCTGAAAGGGTTAATCGGGTCACGGCATCCCATTCTGTCAGCAGCAGCAGAACATTTATTTGGAGCCGGAGGCAAGCGATTACGTCCAGCGATCGTGCTGCTGGTATCTAAAGCCACCCTGCCGGGACAAGAGATCACACCCAAGCACCGTCGCCTGGCCGAAATCACCGAAATGATTCACACCGCCAGTCTGGTTCACGACGATGTGGTCGATGAGGCCGCTGTGCGTCGGGGGGTGCCTACGGTGCACAGCAGCTTCGGCAACCGAATCGCGGTTTTGGCTGGCGATTTCCTATTCGCCCAGGCGTCGTGGTACCTGGCCAACCTCGACAACCTGCTGGTGGTCAAACTGCTATCTCAGGTGATTATGAATCTGGCTGAGGGTGAGATTCAGCAGGGGCTAAACCGCTTCGATACCAGTCTTTCCATCGATGCCTACCTCGACAAGAGCTACTTCAAAACGGCTTCGCTGATGGCTAACAGCGCCAAGGCCGCAGGAGTCCTTAGCGAAGTGTCTGAGAACGTAGTAGAACAGCTCTACAACTATGGTCGCCATCTGGGGCTGGCTTTTCAGATCGTTGACGATATTCTCGACTTCACCAGCTCTGATGAGGTGCTGGGTAAACCCGCCTGTTCTGACCTAAAAAGCGGCAACCTGACAGCGCCAGTGCTCTACGCGATGGCCGAGCATCCGTTCTTGACGACTCTAATTGAGCGCGAATTTTCTGAAACCGACGACTTCGATCAGGCCATTGAACTGGTGCACCGCAGCAGCGGCATTGCCAAGTCGCGCGATCTAGCAGCTGAGCATGCTCGCCAGGCGGCAGATTGCCTAGAGCACCTACCGCCCTCCGCTGCCCGCCAGGCACTTCAAGACCTGACCAGCTACGTGCTGCGACGCATCACCTAGGGTTAGAGATACTGTTGAAGTTGAGTAAATCCCGAGCAGACACAGCCAAAGCAACCCATGGGCCAAGAAATCGAGCGCAAATTTTTGGTAGTGGGCGACGCCTGGCGAAACCATGCCCAGGGTGAGCTCATGCGCCAGGGCTATATCCCTACTCAGGATGCCCGTACGGTTAGAGTGCGACAAGTGGGCGATCGCGCCTACCTCACCCTCAAAGGTCCAGCTGTGGGCCTGGTACGCCCTGAGTTTGAGTACTCCATCCCGGTTGACGACGCCGAAACGATTCTCGCCACCCTCTGTGAACCACCGCTGATCGAAAAAACCCGCTACCGTTTGCCCCTAGGCAATGTGGTGTGGGAAATAGATGACTTTCACGGCGACAATCAGGGGCTGATTGTGGCTGAAGTGGAGCTGACCAGCGCCGATCAGCCCGTAGACTTACCTGATTGGATTGGGCTAGAGGTGACTGACGACCACCGCTACCAAAATGCTAACTTGGCCCGCCATCCCTATAGCCAGTGGGAAGTGTAGGCAGAGTACGTAGAAGCTTCAGGCTTCTCCTGTCTACCCTTCCACGCTCCCGTCTGCCGGATATTCTCGTCCTCGCCACTGGGTCGGTCGCCGCAGCGACGACAGCCCAATGCGGGCCACAGCCGCCAAATCGGCTAGCGGTGAGAGCCAAAAGGCCCAGGCTCCGGGTGCCCCTTGCAGATCGTAGGCCGAAGCCACCGCCGCCTGCATACCCAGCCGCATCAGCAACAAACTGGCGTTCACGGCCAGCAGCACTTGCAATGCCAGCGACCAAGCAGCAGGCATAGCCTGCTGAATTGCGATCAAACCCGGCACCAACAGCCAGGGCAACCCCTGCATTAGGGCCAGAAAGGCCCAATCCCACCACACCTGAGCCGTTGAAGCGGCATCTTTTAGATCTAGGGAGCGGCCCCACTCTCGCCAGGTTTCGGCGATGCCTTCGTACATGCGCACTTTGAGCAGGCGGCTGCCATCCCAAAAGCCCACCTTTGCCCCCTGGGCGGCGGCATAGCGAGCCAGGGTGACATCGTCACAGAAGGATGTAGCCGCTGACCGGTAGCCGTCTAGCTGTTCTAACAGCGATCGCCGCACCATAAAGCACTGCCCGTTGGCCATGACGCGCTGGGCCGAGTTGCTAGAGCTACCTGCTGGGCCAAACCGGTAGACCAAGGTCATCAGCAGGGCGGGTTGTAGCCAGAACTCGCCGGGCTGCTTGAGAATAAACCGGGGAGCCAGAGATACCAGGTCATAGTCCTCCCGCTCCATGGCGCGAACCAGAGCCGCCACCAGACCAGGCTGCGGCTGGGTATCGGCATCAATACCCAGAACCCAGGTGCTAGCCACCGATGTGTGGCGAAAGCCGTAGTCTAAAGCCCAAGGGCGACCTACCCAGCCCTGGGGCAGCGGGTCATCCTCTAGCAGACGCAGACGCGGATCGTAGGCTTGATAGGCTTTGACCACGGCCTGGGTGCCATCGGTGGAGCGGCTATCGACCACCAGCACCTCGCGCACTTCATAGCCCTGACAGCTCAGCCCCTCCAGGCAAGGGCTTAACCGAGCCGCCTCGTTGAGGGTGGGCACTACCACCGATACGCTGCCAAGCTGCTCTAGAGTAGAGGGTTGGGGTAGCAGTGGCGGGCGGCGAAACGGCCCCTGCATTAACCGCGATAGCAGCACAGCCAACATGGGTAGCTGCAAAGCCAAGAGAATGACGGCTAAAGCACTTAACCAGGGAAATAGGGGGGCCACATCAGCGGGCAAGGGAATACCTCAAAACAGACACATTCTTGACTTTAGACTACCGGGAAACGCCGCAGTGCTCCGCCTACACCGCAAAGCGGTTAGGGGGTGGTGAAGCGGTGCACGACTCAGTTGCAGTCGGTTACGGTGCAGTTTTGCAGGTTTTGCGTAGACAACCGGCAGGGAGTCAATTGGCTTAGGTCACCCCTCGACCGGACAAACGCTAAGGCTAGGACCCTTTCGTCGCCGCCACGGGTTCAATCACCTGGGTAGGCTCGTCTAAGGAACTAGAGAGTCCCTCCTGGGCAGTGGCTCGCCAGCACAGCACAGCGGGCAGGGCACCGGTCAAAATACCGAGGGCAATGGGTACATAAAAACCAGCAGCCAGGCTCATCACTAGCGCAAAGCCAAAGTTAGCCAGGTAGACCACCAGGGGTAGGGTGAGTTGTCCCTGGTCTAGCTCAGGGGAGAATTTAAAGGTTTTCCAAAGGCCCAGGGCAACCCCCATAAAGACGATGCCCGTGCCTAGCCAACCGGCGAAGTTTTGGTAGGGCATGCCGAAGAAGGCTCCGGGTTCGTGCCAATACCAGAAGGGCAGAGCAGTTTGGCTCATGGCCGGGTCAAGCACAAAATCCCAGGAGGTCAGCAGGACAGACCCTAACAAGACGGCAGCCAGCGATCGCGCCCAACCATAGCGTCCCGCGCCGCCCCCAGCGGCCAAACCACTGCGGGCCAGCAGAAAGGAGGCTAAGCCCAGATAGAACCACGACAACGGAATGGTAAATGGTACTAACCCAGCTACCTTGTAGCCCAGACCGTTGAGGTAGGTGTAGTGACCAAAGGGAAAGCCGGTACTGGTGCCCAGCAGCTCACTGGATACCGATATGCCCACAGCCGCGATCGCAAAGGTGATCAAGCTCCCCAGCCCCAGGGTGCGGTAGGCGTACAGCGCCACGGCTACAGTGCCCAACAAAATGTAGCCCACGCCGCCCCCGGCCATGCTCCACTGAAACAGGGTTTGCCCGGCTGGCAAGTACTCTAGAATGCCGGGGTGGGGCACCACCCACAACAGCCCCGCCAGGCCAAAGGCCATGGCAACGATGTGACCGTACAAGCAAAATCGCTCGATGGCTAAAAGATTTCTCATGGTAAGTCCTAGATACCGCTGACCAGATTAGGGAACCAATTGGCCCTAACCATTCCTCTGGAAAGTTTGATTAACAGCTACAGTTCCAATCATCGTCGCTTAAATCATAAGTTTTGTAAACGGTGAGTTTGGGACCTATGCTAACGGACTCACCGATGGAGGGCAGCGACTCTAACCCTACCAATTAAAGGCATTTTAAGGGCATGAGCCCCAGGTGTGGTGATGTGAAAACCTGGAAAATCGGCTAGGATGACGACATAATCGGTCAGATCTTTGAGATCCTATGGCACCTATGACGACCCCTGGCCCAACTCTAACAGTTAGGCCACTGCAATATCGCGATCTAGATGACCTCAAGCAGTGGCAGCCTGAAGATTTGGAGGCTGGCAGCGATCGCGATGTCGCCGAGGATGTTGTCTCCTGGTTAGACTACCAGCGGCGCTGGTACGGTCCGCTCAAAGTGCTGAGCTGGATGCCCCGCCCCATGCCGCAAAACCAGACGACCTTTGTTGCCGAACGCCAAAAGACCCTGGTGGGGTTTATTCAGGTTTCGCCCTTTAACCAAACCCGCAGCACATGGCGGGTTGAGCGGGTGGTAGTTAACCGCAGCGCCCTGGCCAACACAGCCTCTGCTGGCTACATGGACGTGGGTTCGCGGCTGCTGCGCCACTGCTTTGAGGCGGTGTGGGAAGCTAGAACCTGGATGCTCGAGATCGATGTCAACCACAAGTCAGCCCTGGGCCTTTACCGCTTTAATGGCTTTCAGCCCCTGGCACAGATGACCTACTGGGCCTTACAGCCCGACCAAATTGAGGTTCTGGCCCAGCGGGAGCCCGATTTGCCCAACCTTTTGCCCATCAGCAACGCTGACTCTCAGCTGCTTTACCAGCTTGATACAGCCTCCATGCCACCCCTGGTGCGCCAGGTGTTTGACCACCAGCTTCAAGACTTTAAAACCAATCTGCTGAGTACTGCGATCGCCACGACCGATCGGCTGGTTAACAAAGTCGAAACCGTCGGGGCCTATGTGTTTGAGCAGCAGCGCAAGGCTGCTATCGGTCAGTTTAAGCTGGCCATTTCTCGTGATGGCAAGCAGCCTCACAGCGCAGGGCTGACGGTGCATCCGGCCTACACTTGGCTCTACCCAGAGCTAATGGCTCAGATGGCTAAGATTTTGCAGCCGTTTCCGGCCCAGTCGCTGCGGTTGACCTCCCTCGACTACCAGCCTGAACGCGAAGCTTGCTTTACCCAAAGTCAAGCCATCCCAGAGTCTCATGCGCTTCTGATGTCGCGATCGGTATGGCACAAGGTGCGGGAGGCGCGGCATCTGTCTCTAGAGGGGCTACAACTCTCGGATGTATTGACCGGACTACAGCCCGCTGGCAAGCCTGTGCCTGGACGCATGACCTGGTCGGCAGAGCGCTGGCAAGCCCTGACGGGGTCACCCACTCCAGAGAGCAGTTCCAATGATTCGGGGTCGGAGAGCGATCGCTAGGTTGGCCGCTGCTTCAAAGATTTTGCCATGGCACCTGTTTCAGCTCTGGGGTTAGATATCGGTCGCAAGCGCATAGGGGTAGCAGGGTGTGATGGCACTGGCCTGATTGCGACTGGGCTGACAACCCTGCGCCGAGGATCCTTTGATGACCTAATTGCCGACTTGAAACAGATTGTTCAGACGCGGCAGGCCCAGGTGCTGGTGGTGGGCCTGCCCTTCACCATGGCAGGCGAAGAAGGCTTTCAGGCCCGTCAGGTGCGTAAGGTGGCCGAGGGGCTCAGCCGTGCCTTAGATCTCCCCGTGGTTTACATGGATGAACGCCTTAGCTCGGTGGAAGCGGAGCAATTCATGCGCGCCGAGGGCTATTCTGTCAGCCAAGACAAAGCCCTGATTGACCGCAAAGCCGCCGCTATAATCTTGCAGCGCTGGCTAGACGAACGTCGCCACCTATAACAACCGTAAATAGACGTAAATAGGTAGACGTAACAGGATGGGATATTCTGTTAAAACCGTTCAGTGTTCAGGCTGGGCTGTGGCTCTACGTCCGCGCCCGGTTATCTAAAGAAGAGTGGCCTCCATGGCGGACAATTCCCAACCCCTCGATGAGTCAGCTGTTGTTCTTACCGACGATAGCGGTCGGTTTTTGCCCTGCCAGGTTGAGCAGAGCTTTGAGCTAAACAATCGCGAGTATCTGCTGCTGCTGCCCCTTGATGCTCCCATTGAAATCTTTGTTTGGCAGCAAGATGACAATGACGAAGACATCCTCATGGATGTAGAAGATGAGGACATCGATCAGATCTTTCTCACCGCCAAGGCGGTGCTGGCGGAGCAAAACTTAACCTTACAGCGCACGGCCATCACCCTCACGGCCTCGGGTGAGCTGCCCGAGCCAGAAGAGGACAACTGCCTCACCCTGGAGCTAGACGACCTCGACGACGCTGGCAACCCGATGACGGAAGAGTTTCAGATTTTGGCCACCTGCTTCTACGAAGACGAAGAATATACCCTCTGCACCCCCCTCGACCCACTGCTCATCTTTGCCTACCGCAACAGTAGCGGGGCCTTAGAGGTCGTTACCCCAGAAGAATTTCAGACGATTCGCGGCGGTTTGGAAGAAAAGCTGTTTGATCTACTAGAGTAGGGACGTTCACAACGTCATTATCAACGTTGCAATCATGGCTAAGGGTTCACGCTGGATTCGGTGGAGTTTTCTCGGGCTGCTGGTACCTCTTGCCACGGGGGTAGCGGCCTGGCAGGGCTGGGCTTGGTGGAGCTGGGCCAACCAGCCGGTCAGTGAAGGCACTGCCGACACAGCGGCTCAAACGGTGCAAATTCAAATTCCGCCAGGTACTCCAGGGCAGCAGATTGGCCAAGATCTAGAGGCAGCGGGGCTGATTCGCTCGTCTCTAGCCTGGAAGCTGTGGTCGCGTTGGCAAGCCCAGCAAAACCCCGATGGCGGGTTTCAGGCGGGTACCTATGCGATTAATCCCACCGATTCTATGACTGCGATCGCAGCGATGATCCGCAGTGGCCAGGTAGTGCAGACCTCGTTTACCATCCCGGAGGGCTGGAACCGGCGGCAAATGGCGGCCTACTTTGAGCAGGCAGGCTTTTTCTCGGCTGAGGCCTTTTTGGCCGCTACAGAGCAGATTCCCCGCGATCGCTACCCCTGGCTGCCCGATACCATTCCTCACCTAGAGGGGTTCTTGTTTCCTGATACATACCAATTGCCCGCTGAGGGCGTTACCGCCGAAGCCGCCGTAGATGCCATGCTGCGCCGGTTTGAAACTGTCGCGCTACCGGTTTATCAACAGGCTACTACTGATTTTTCACTGCTGGAGTGGGCAACCCTGGCCAGCATTGTCGAAAAAGAATCGGTTGTGCCCAGCGAGCGGGGCCTAATTGCGGGAGTATTTACCAACCGCCTCGAGCAAAATATTCCTCTCGGGGCCGATCCAACGGTGGAGTATGGACTGGGCATTACCCAGACTAAAGAGCAACCCCTCACCTGGACACAGGTAGGCACCCCATCGCCCTACAACACCTATATCAACCCCGGCTTAACGCCGACCCCCATTGCCAGTGCGGGCTTAGCCAGCCTAGAGGCCACCCTAGACCCAGCGCCCACCGACTACCTCTTTTTTGTGGCCCGCTACGACGGCACCCACGTGTTTAGTCGCACTCTGGCGGAGCATGAAGCCGCCCGCGATGCCATTCGCGCGGCTATCAATAGCACTACGGTCGACAATTAAGCCTAGTTTTAAACCTAGTTGTTCAAATTCATTTTCCCGCTGTTGTTGAAATAGTGCTCAACAACCGTAAGAGCTGAGGCTCCACTAACCGCAGACCCCCAATCTAGATTATGCTAGCTTTGGGGATCAATGGTTTGGTTATGACTTTTTCTCACCTGCTACAGCCCAATTTAGTGTTGGATGGCAACGTCCTAGCAATTTCCCCTGACTTGCTGGCCAAGCACAATATTAAGGGGCTCATTTTAGACGTAGACGATACGCTAGTGCCGCTGCGCCAGGCTGAAACCAACCCTGATCTAGCCCGGTGGATGCAGCAAATGAAGGCGGTATCTAGCGTATGGCTAGTGAGCAACAACATCAACGCCCACCGGATTAACCGCATTGCCTCCCTGCTAGAAGTGCCCTACTTAACTAGCGCGGGCAAGCCCTCGGGCCGAAAGCTCAGGTTAGCCATGGCCGCAATGAACCTGCCGGTAGACCAGGTTGCCATGGTGGGCGATCGCCTCTTTACCGACGTTTTAGCAGGCAACCGTATGGGTCTCTTCACCATTCTGGTAGAGCCAATGCCTGGCCTCAACCAGATTGCTCGCACATCCCCCGTACGAGCCTTTGAAGTGATGATCTCTCAATATTTAGGGGTCACATTCTAGTAGTCTGCCAAGCCAAAGGTGATGGCTTAGTGAGTTTAAGGGGTCAGGGGTCAGGTTCATAGCAGATCGGGAACCTAACACTCTCAACGTTTAGACCTTGTTACAATTAGCTTGGTCAAGTACTAGACTTCAAGGATGAAAAATTGCTGAGGCCTAGGGTTCCAGATTAGTTACAAACTGTAACTTGATCAAGGTAAAACGTTGCAGCAGTAAATATAAAGAAAATATTAGAGATACTTTGAAAGCCATGAATTGCTGACATAGTGGTTACAGATAAACAGGGGCCAAGCCTATAAAGGCCCTTACTTTAATAAGTCATTTTGGGTGTCGACCTTAGGGTTGGCACCCAAAGTCTTTTTAGGCCCTAGCAACTGCTAGAAATGGCTGAGGTAAATGTCTGAACAGAGGTGGCGGTTGCTATACTGCCAGGGCTATATTCTCTGTTTTTGGCATTTGCCCGTGAGCCTCGTTCAAACCCTAGTGGTTAAAATTGGTACCTCTAGCCTGACCGGCACCACCAACGGCCAGTTTGCGCTCTCTACCCTGGCGGCTTTGGTCGAAACCCTGTGTATTCTCAGGCAGCAGGGGCATCAGGTGGTGTTGGTGTCTTCGGGAGCGGTAGGCATTGGCTGCCGACGGCTACATTTGACCGAGCGGCCCAAAACCCTGGCCATGAAGCAGGCGGTGGCAGCGGTGGGCCAGGGCCGCCTGATGCGCATTTACGACGACCTATTCTCAGCGCTGAACCAACCCATTGCCCAGGTTCTGCTGACTCGCAGCGATCTGGCCCAGCGATCGCGCTACGTCAACAGCTACCGCACCTTTCGCCAGCTGTTGCAGTTGGGTGTCATCCCCATCGTCAACGAAAATGACACTGTGGCTGTAGAAGAGCTTAAGTTTGGCGACAACGATACCCTCTCGGCCCTGGTTGCCAGCTTAATTGGCGCACAGTGGCTGTTTTTACTCACCGATGTCGATCGCCTCTACTCCGCCGATCCACGTTCTAACCCCGGTGCTCAGCCCATTATTGCCATCGATCGCCTAGCCGATATTCAGGCCTTAAAAGCGGTAGCGGGCGGACAGGGCTCAGCCTGGGGTACAGGTGGTATGCTCACCAAGCTTGAAGCCGCTCAAATTGCCACCACTGCCGGAGTGCGTACCGTGATCACCGATGGTCGCCAACCCAATAATGTAGTGCGGGCCTTGGCGGGTGAGGCGGTGGGCACCCAGTTTGCCCCTGCCCCTAAACCGAGTAGCGCCCGCAAACGGTGGATCGCAGCGGGCCTAGCCCCCGCTGGCCGTATTTACCTAGATCCAGGGGCAACCCAAGCCATTGTCAACGGAGGAAAGTCGCTGCTGGCGGCTGGTATTACCAGCGTTGACGGTGACTTCGCGGCCCAAGATGCCGTTGCCATCTGTGCCGCCAGTGGGGACGATATTGCACGCGGGATTGTCAACTATAGTGCCGCAGAACTACAGCGAATCCTGGGCCGTCGTTCCGAAGATATCCCAGGAATTTTAGGATATGAGGGCGCAGATACAGTGGTGCACCGCGACAATTTGGTGGTCGCCACCGATACTGACTTTAAAGATGCCGACGATCTCTAGCAGCCAAATTAGTAGGCCCCTCGGCGATCGAACAGCACAGTAATGGTTTTGATGATCACCTGAATATCGTACCAAGGTGACCAGATGGCCTGATAGTGCAAGTCGAGGTGCACAATTTCTTCAAAGTCTTTAATCGCCGATCGCCCGCTGATCTGCCACTGCCCGGTCATTCCAGGTTTGACGTTGAGCCGCTGCCAGTGGTGAGGGCTATAGCGGGAGACTTCGTCGCCTGTGGGTGGGCGGGTGCCCACTAAGCTCATGTCACCTGTGAGCACGTTCCAAAACTGGGGAAACTCATCGAGACTCGTTTTCCGCAGCAGGCCTCCTACTCGGGTCACGCGGGGATCCTGCTCATTCTTAAAAATCAGCCCCTGGGCTTGATTCGACACGGTCTGCTTCAGCGCATCAGCGTTTTTCACCATGGAGCGAAACTTCCAAATGGTGAACGGCTTCCCCTTAAGACCGTAGCGGGTTTGGGCGTAAAGAATTGGGCC is a genomic window of Nodosilinea sp. E11 containing:
- the cruG gene encoding 2'-O-glycosyltransferase CruG, whose protein sequence is MPADVAPLFPWLSALAVILLALQLPMLAVLLSRLMQGPFRRPPLLPQPSTLEQLGSVSVVVPTLNEAARLSPCLEGLSCQGYEVREVLVVDSRSTDGTQAVVKAYQAYDPRLRLLEDDPLPQGWVGRPWALDYGFRHTSVASTWVLGIDADTQPQPGLVAALVRAMEREDYDLVSLAPRFILKQPGEFWLQPALLMTLVYRFGPAGSSSNSAQRVMANGQCFMVRRSLLEQLDGYRSAATSFCDDVTLARYAAAQGAKVGFWDGSRLLKVRMYEGIAETWREWGRSLDLKDAASTAQVWWDWAFLALMQGLPWLLVPGLIAIQQAMPAAWSLALQVLLAVNASLLLMRLGMQAAVASAYDLQGAPGAWAFWLSPLADLAAVARIGLSSLRRPTQWRGREYPADGSVEG
- a CDS encoding CYTH domain-containing protein produces the protein MGQEIERKFLVVGDAWRNHAQGELMRQGYIPTQDARTVRVRQVGDRAYLTLKGPAVGLVRPEFEYSIPVDDAETILATLCEPPLIEKTRYRLPLGNVVWEIDDFHGDNQGLIVAEVELTSADQPVDLPDWIGLEVTDDHRYQNANLARHPYSQWEV
- the ruvX gene encoding Holliday junction resolvase RuvX, whose product is MAPVSALGLDIGRKRIGVAGCDGTGLIATGLTTLRRGSFDDLIADLKQIVQTRQAQVLVVGLPFTMAGEEGFQARQVRKVAEGLSRALDLPVVYMDERLSSVEAEQFMRAEGYSVSQDKALIDRKAAAIILQRWLDERRHL
- the sds gene encoding solanesyl diphosphate synthase is translated as MTSVTSLFAPVESDLDLMSQNLKGLIGSRHPILSAAAEHLFGAGGKRLRPAIVLLVSKATLPGQEITPKHRRLAEITEMIHTASLVHDDVVDEAAVRRGVPTVHSSFGNRIAVLAGDFLFAQASWYLANLDNLLVVKLLSQVIMNLAEGEIQQGLNRFDTSLSIDAYLDKSYFKTASLMANSAKAAGVLSEVSENVVEQLYNYGRHLGLAFQIVDDILDFTSSDEVLGKPACSDLKSGNLTAPVLYAMAEHPFLTTLIEREFSETDDFDQAIELVHRSSGIAKSRDLAAEHARQAADCLEHLPPSAARQALQDLTSYVLRRIT
- a CDS encoding GNAT family N-acetyltransferase; this encodes MTTPGPTLTVRPLQYRDLDDLKQWQPEDLEAGSDRDVAEDVVSWLDYQRRWYGPLKVLSWMPRPMPQNQTTFVAERQKTLVGFIQVSPFNQTRSTWRVERVVVNRSALANTASAGYMDVGSRLLRHCFEAVWEARTWMLEIDVNHKSALGLYRFNGFQPLAQMTYWALQPDQIEVLAQREPDLPNLLPISNADSQLLYQLDTASMPPLVRQVFDHQLQDFKTNLLSTAIATTDRLVNKVETVGAYVFEQQRKAAIGQFKLAISRDGKQPHSAGLTVHPAYTWLYPELMAQMAKILQPFPAQSLRLTSLDYQPEREACFTQSQAIPESHALLMSRSVWHKVREARHLSLEGLQLSDVLTGLQPAGKPVPGRMTWSAERWQALTGSPTPESSSNDSGSESDR
- a CDS encoding DUF3727 domain-containing protein translates to MADNSQPLDESAVVLTDDSGRFLPCQVEQSFELNNREYLLLLPLDAPIEIFVWQQDDNDEDILMDVEDEDIDQIFLTAKAVLAEQNLTLQRTAITLTASGELPEPEEDNCLTLELDDLDDAGNPMTEEFQILATCFYEDEEYTLCTPLDPLLIFAYRNSSGALEVVTPEEFQTIRGGLEEKLFDLLE
- the proB gene encoding glutamate 5-kinase, with the translated sequence MSLVQTLVVKIGTSSLTGTTNGQFALSTLAALVETLCILRQQGHQVVLVSSGAVGIGCRRLHLTERPKTLAMKQAVAAVGQGRLMRIYDDLFSALNQPIAQVLLTRSDLAQRSRYVNSYRTFRQLLQLGVIPIVNENDTVAVEELKFGDNDTLSALVASLIGAQWLFLLTDVDRLYSADPRSNPGAQPIIAIDRLADIQALKAVAGGQGSAWGTGGMLTKLEAAQIATTAGVRTVITDGRQPNNVVRALAGEAVGTQFAPAPKPSSARKRWIAAGLAPAGRIYLDPGATQAIVNGGKSLLAAGITSVDGDFAAQDAVAICAASGDDIARGIVNYSAAELQRILGRRSEDIPGILGYEGADTVVHRDNLVVATDTDFKDADDL
- a CDS encoding YqeG family HAD IIIA-type phosphatase: MTFSHLLQPNLVLDGNVLAISPDLLAKHNIKGLILDVDDTLVPLRQAETNPDLARWMQQMKAVSSVWLVSNNINAHRINRIASLLEVPYLTSAGKPSGRKLRLAMAAMNLPVDQVAMVGDRLFTDVLAGNRMGLFTILVEPMPGLNQIARTSPVRAFEVMISQYLGVTF
- the mltG gene encoding endolytic transglycosylase MltG, with product MAKGSRWIRWSFLGLLVPLATGVAAWQGWAWWSWANQPVSEGTADTAAQTVQIQIPPGTPGQQIGQDLEAAGLIRSSLAWKLWSRWQAQQNPDGGFQAGTYAINPTDSMTAIAAMIRSGQVVQTSFTIPEGWNRRQMAAYFEQAGFFSAEAFLAATEQIPRDRYPWLPDTIPHLEGFLFPDTYQLPAEGVTAEAAVDAMLRRFETVALPVYQQATTDFSLLEWATLASIVEKESVVPSERGLIAGVFTNRLEQNIPLGADPTVEYGLGITQTKEQPLTWTQVGTPSPYNTYINPGLTPTPIASAGLASLEATLDPAPTDYLFFVARYDGTHVFSRTLAEHEAARDAIRAAINSTTVDN
- a CDS encoding sugar transferase, yielding MLSLPPEISRQVSLETSASVIHPSAKCLIKRSIDVVGALVGLLILVVLAIPVAVAIWLDSPGPILYAQTRYGLKGKPFTIWKFRSMVKNADALKQTVSNQAQGLIFKNEQDPRVTRVGGLLRKTSLDEFPQFWNVLTGDMSLVGTRPPTGDEVSRYSPHHWQRLNVKPGMTGQWQISGRSAIKDFEEIVHLDLHYQAIWSPWYDIQVIIKTITVLFDRRGAY
- the cruF gene encoding gamma-carotene 1'-hydroxylase CruF, producing MRNLLAIERFCLYGHIVAMAFGLAGLLWVVPHPGILEYLPAGQTLFQWSMAGGGVGYILLGTVAVALYAYRTLGLGSLITFAIAAVGISVSSELLGTSTGFPFGHYTYLNGLGYKVAGLVPFTIPLSWFYLGLASFLLARSGLAAGGGAGRYGWARSLAAVLLGSVLLTSWDFVLDPAMSQTALPFWYWHEPGAFFGMPYQNFAGWLGTGIVFMGVALGLWKTFKFSPELDQGQLTLPLVVYLANFGFALVMSLAAGFYVPIALGILTGALPAVLCWRATAQEGLSSSLDEPTQVIEPVAATKGS